A stretch of the Amycolatopsis sp. BJA-103 genome encodes the following:
- a CDS encoding primosomal protein N': MSSSSEPTPLWDLPEPPKAEPARKAKPSRAKTASRRGAQNPAPENPVARIVVDIPLTHLDRTFDYRIPEKLHETAVPGCRVRVRFAGQLVDGYLVERADTTEFTGKLAYIDRVTSSEAVLPPALHTLCRSVADRYGGTLSDVLRLAIPSRHAKVEGEPSAEPAPTPEAPETTAWEKYQSGPAFLEAVAERRPANAVWQALPGEDWPRRLAEAAAVAAAAGRGVVMVVPDHRDLTRLHDACSQLMGADAVVALIAGLGPAERYRRWLAVLRGAVRVVVGTRAAMFAPVADPGLFVVWDDGDDVHLDQHAPYPHVRDVLMDRAHAAKGSMLVAGFARTAEAQFLVESGWAQPLLAARPELRAAAPRVTPVGEDFDVARDEAAKAARLPSVAFEAARQSLAGGFPVLVQVPRRGYVPGLACGNCRTSAHCRRCAGPLSLPGGLIDGAPRPPACRWCGVPETNFHCAACGSVRLRAVVVGSKRTAEELGRAFSGFPVRTSGATEVLASVPGKPALIVCTPGAEPVAEGGYGAALLLDGWALLGRQDLRAGEETLRRWMAAAALVRPGTEGGRVFVGAEAGLSVVQALVRWDPGWHASLELAERRELGFPPAMRMASIEGTPDAVAGLLDDLPLPETGEVLGPVPLGEVDEDGNAERERALVRVARPDGKALAAAVHAAAARRDARKAPEPIRIQLDPLELI; the protein is encoded by the coding sequence GTGAGCAGCAGTTCCGAACCGACCCCTCTGTGGGACCTTCCGGAGCCTCCGAAGGCCGAGCCGGCGCGGAAGGCCAAACCGTCCCGCGCGAAAACCGCCAGCCGCCGCGGAGCGCAGAACCCCGCGCCCGAGAACCCGGTCGCGCGGATCGTCGTGGACATCCCGCTCACGCATCTCGACCGGACCTTCGACTACCGGATCCCCGAAAAGCTGCACGAGACCGCGGTGCCCGGCTGCCGGGTGCGCGTCCGGTTCGCGGGTCAGCTCGTCGACGGGTATCTCGTCGAGCGCGCCGACACGACGGAGTTCACCGGAAAGCTCGCGTACATCGACAGGGTGACGTCCAGCGAGGCCGTCCTGCCCCCGGCGTTGCACACGCTCTGCCGGTCGGTCGCGGACCGGTACGGCGGCACGCTCAGCGACGTCCTGCGGCTTGCGATCCCGTCGAGGCACGCGAAAGTCGAGGGCGAGCCGTCCGCCGAGCCCGCGCCGACGCCGGAGGCGCCCGAAACCACCGCCTGGGAGAAGTACCAGAGCGGTCCGGCGTTCCTGGAGGCCGTCGCGGAACGGCGCCCGGCCAACGCCGTCTGGCAGGCCTTGCCGGGGGAGGACTGGCCGCGACGGCTCGCCGAAGCCGCCGCGGTGGCGGCCGCGGCCGGACGCGGTGTCGTGATGGTCGTTCCCGACCACCGTGATCTCACGCGGCTGCACGACGCCTGTTCCCAGCTGATGGGAGCCGATGCCGTGGTCGCGCTGATCGCCGGGCTGGGCCCCGCCGAGCGGTACCGCCGCTGGCTCGCGGTGCTGCGCGGCGCGGTGCGCGTCGTCGTCGGCACCCGCGCGGCGATGTTCGCGCCGGTCGCCGATCCCGGCCTGTTCGTGGTGTGGGACGACGGCGACGACGTCCACCTCGACCAGCACGCGCCGTATCCGCACGTCCGCGACGTGCTGATGGACCGCGCGCACGCCGCGAAGGGGTCGATGCTCGTCGCCGGTTTCGCGCGGACCGCGGAGGCGCAGTTCCTGGTGGAGTCGGGCTGGGCGCAGCCGCTCCTGGCGGCCCGTCCCGAACTGCGGGCGGCCGCGCCGCGGGTCACGCCGGTCGGCGAGGACTTCGACGTCGCCCGGGACGAAGCGGCGAAGGCGGCACGGCTCCCGTCGGTCGCTTTCGAGGCGGCACGACAGTCGTTGGCGGGCGGATTCCCCGTCCTGGTCCAGGTTCCGCGTCGCGGGTACGTTCCGGGGCTCGCCTGCGGCAACTGCCGGACGTCCGCGCACTGCCGTCGCTGCGCGGGCCCGCTTTCCTTACCGGGCGGGCTGATCGACGGCGCGCCGAGGCCGCCCGCCTGCCGGTGGTGCGGTGTCCCCGAGACGAACTTCCATTGCGCCGCTTGCGGTTCCGTCCGCCTGCGGGCGGTCGTCGTCGGTTCCAAGCGGACCGCGGAGGAACTGGGCCGCGCGTTCTCCGGATTCCCGGTGCGGACCTCGGGCGCGACGGAGGTTTTGGCGTCGGTGCCCGGAAAACCGGCGCTGATCGTGTGCACGCCCGGGGCCGAGCCGGTCGCGGAAGGCGGTTACGGCGCGGCGCTCCTGCTGGACGGCTGGGCGTTGCTGGGGCGGCAGGATCTGCGCGCGGGGGAGGAGACCCTGCGCCGCTGGATGGCGGCCGCGGCCCTGGTGCGGCCGGGGACCGAAGGCGGTCGTGTGTTCGTCGGCGCGGAAGCGGGTCTCTCGGTCGTGCAGGCGCTGGTGCGCTGGGACCCGGGCTGGCACGCGAGCCTGGAACTGGCCGAGCGGCGCGAACTCGGCTTCCCGCCCGCGATGCGGATGGCGAGTATCGAAGGCACCCCGGACGCGGTCGCCGGGTTGCTCGACGACCTCCCCTTGCCGGAGACGGGCGAAGTGCTGGGCCCGGTGCCGCTCGGCGAAGTCGACGAGGACGGCAACGCCGAACGTGAGCGTGCACTGGTCCGCGTCGCGCGCCCGGACGGGAAGGCGCTCGCCGCCGCCGTCCACGCCGCCGCCGCGCGACGGGACGCGCGCAAGGCCCCCGAACCCATCCGGATCCAGCTCGACCCGCTCGAACTCATCTAG
- the ggt gene encoding gamma-glutamyltransferase — MAAHRSTPVRITAVTAIAALVGVAAPGIASAGPPTPPKSPVAVGYLGAVSSIDVDATAIGTKILREGGNAVDAAVATAAALGVTDPFSAGVGGGGFFVYYDARSGKVHTLDGRETAPSSANENLFVENGKAVPFAEAVTSGLSVGVPGTPATWQEALRKWGTRSLAKAVKPAEELARKGFTVDQTFNTQISNNAARFSAFPSTRSLYLPGGAPPAVGTTFKNPDLAGTYAQLAAKGTDALYRGPIGADVVDTVRKPPVDPASALNVRPGDLTAADLAKYRVVERKPTKTEYRGLDVYGMPAPSSGGLTVGEALNILENKKLSKLEKADYLHYFLESTRYAFADRNRWIGDPAFVDVPAKELISQKFADSRACLIDPAKAGTSPVAPADPRKPVPCVAGTNSAPTPYEGENTTHLTVADRWGNVVAYTLTIEQEGGSGIVVPGRGFLLNNELTDFSFTPVTPGVPDPNLPGPAKRPRSSMAPTIVLDHGKPLLAVGSPGGASIITTVLQILTGRIDRGLKLVDAIAEPRASQRNSAAAQVEQSFLDQADVLAILKGKQQGFSTAPAEIGAATGVERLRDGRWLAAAEPTRRGGGSAAVVLPWPRG, encoded by the coding sequence ATGGCCGCGCACAGAAGCACTCCGGTACGCATCACCGCAGTCACCGCGATAGCCGCCCTGGTCGGTGTCGCCGCACCGGGGATCGCCTCGGCGGGTCCACCGACGCCGCCGAAATCGCCGGTCGCCGTCGGCTACCTGGGAGCCGTCTCGAGTATCGACGTCGACGCGACCGCGATCGGCACGAAGATCCTGCGCGAGGGCGGCAACGCCGTCGACGCGGCCGTCGCGACCGCCGCCGCGCTGGGCGTCACCGACCCCTTCTCCGCCGGTGTCGGCGGTGGCGGCTTCTTCGTCTACTACGACGCGCGCAGCGGCAAGGTCCACACCCTCGACGGCCGTGAGACCGCGCCGTCGTCGGCGAACGAGAACCTCTTCGTCGAGAACGGCAAGGCGGTCCCGTTCGCCGAGGCCGTCACCAGCGGGTTGAGCGTCGGGGTGCCCGGCACGCCCGCCACCTGGCAGGAAGCCCTGCGCAAATGGGGGACCAGGTCGCTGGCGAAGGCGGTCAAACCCGCCGAAGAACTGGCTCGCAAGGGTTTCACCGTCGATCAGACCTTCAATACCCAGATCTCCAACAACGCCGCCCGCTTCTCGGCGTTCCCGTCCACCCGGTCGCTGTACCTGCCCGGCGGGGCGCCGCCCGCGGTCGGCACGACGTTCAAGAATCCGGACCTCGCGGGCACGTACGCGCAACTCGCCGCGAAGGGCACCGACGCGCTCTATCGCGGGCCGATCGGCGCGGACGTCGTCGACACCGTGCGGAAACCGCCGGTCGACCCGGCCTCGGCGCTGAACGTGCGGCCCGGTGACCTGACCGCGGCCGACCTCGCCAAGTACCGCGTCGTCGAGCGGAAGCCGACCAAGACCGAGTACCGGGGACTCGACGTCTACGGCATGCCCGCGCCGTCGTCCGGCGGGCTGACCGTCGGCGAGGCGCTGAACATCCTCGAGAACAAGAAGCTGAGCAAGCTGGAGAAGGCCGACTACCTGCACTACTTCCTCGAGTCGACCCGCTACGCCTTCGCCGACCGCAACCGGTGGATCGGCGACCCGGCCTTCGTGGACGTCCCGGCGAAGGAACTGATCAGCCAGAAGTTCGCCGACAGCCGCGCGTGCCTGATCGACCCCGCGAAGGCCGGGACGAGCCCGGTCGCGCCCGCCGACCCGCGCAAGCCGGTGCCGTGTGTCGCGGGGACGAACTCCGCGCCGACGCCGTACGAGGGTGAGAACACCACACACCTCACGGTCGCCGACCGGTGGGGCAACGTCGTCGCCTACACGCTGACCATCGAGCAGGAGGGCGGCAGCGGCATCGTCGTGCCGGGCCGCGGGTTCCTGCTCAACAACGAACTGACCGACTTCTCCTTCACCCCGGTGACGCCGGGCGTGCCCGACCCGAACCTGCCGGGCCCGGCCAAGCGGCCGCGGTCTTCGATGGCGCCGACCATCGTGCTCGACCACGGCAAGCCACTGCTCGCGGTCGGTTCACCCGGTGGGGCGTCGATCATCACCACCGTGCTGCAGATCCTCACCGGCCGGATCGACCGCGGCCTGAAGCTGGTCGACGCGATCGCCGAGCCGCGCGCGTCGCAGCGGAACTCGGCGGCCGCGCAGGTCGAGCAGTCGTTCCTCGACCAGGCCGACGTGCTCGCGATCCTGAAGGGCAAGCAGCAGGGCTTCTCGACGGCGCCCGCGGAGATCGGGGCCGCGACCGGCGTCGAACGGCTGCGGGACGGCCGGTGGCTCGCCGCCGCCGAACCGACCCGGCGGGGTGGCGGCTCGGCGGCCGTCGTGCTGCCCTGGCCACGCGGGTAG
- the fmt gene encoding methionyl-tRNA formyltransferase yields the protein MRLVFAGTPEPAVPSLRALLASEQHEVVAVVTRPDAQAGRGRRVVRSPIGALADEHGIEVLTPPKASDPAFLARLAEIAPDACPVVAYGALLPQAALDIPEHGWVNLHFSLLPAWRGAAPVQAAIRAGDEITGASTFRIVKELDAGPVYGVITEQIAATDTAGELLGRLSETGAKLLVSTMDGIADGTLRAVEQTGDGVSYAPKVTVEDARVSFADPGTAVDRQIRAVSPEPGAWAEFRGERLKLGPVTVVDEPGPPPGEMVVERKRVLVGTASKPVRLGEVQAQGKKRMAATDWARGTRIEQGERLQ from the coding sequence ATGCGCCTCGTCTTCGCCGGTACCCCAGAACCCGCCGTCCCGTCGCTGCGCGCGCTCCTCGCGTCCGAGCAGCACGAGGTCGTCGCCGTCGTGACCCGTCCGGACGCCCAGGCGGGCCGTGGCCGTCGCGTCGTCCGGTCCCCGATCGGCGCGCTGGCCGACGAGCACGGGATCGAGGTGCTGACCCCGCCGAAGGCGAGCGACCCCGCGTTCCTCGCCCGGCTCGCGGAGATCGCCCCCGACGCGTGCCCCGTCGTCGCGTACGGGGCGCTGCTGCCCCAGGCCGCGCTGGACATCCCGGAGCACGGCTGGGTCAACCTGCACTTCTCGCTGCTGCCCGCGTGGCGTGGCGCCGCGCCGGTCCAGGCCGCGATCCGCGCCGGGGACGAGATCACCGGCGCCTCGACGTTCCGGATCGTCAAGGAACTCGACGCGGGCCCCGTCTACGGGGTGATCACCGAGCAGATCGCCGCCACCGACACCGCCGGGGAGCTTCTCGGCAGGTTGTCGGAGACCGGGGCGAAGCTGCTCGTGTCCACGATGGACGGAATCGCCGACGGCACGCTGCGCGCGGTCGAGCAGACCGGGGACGGCGTGAGCTACGCGCCCAAGGTGACCGTCGAGGACGCGCGCGTCTCGTTCGCCGACCCGGGCACGGCCGTCGACAGGCAGATCCGCGCGGTCAGTCCGGAACCGGGCGCGTGGGCGGAGTTCCGGGGCGAGCGGCTGAAGCTCGGCCCGGTGACGGTCGTCGACGAGCCGGGGCCCCCGCCCGGCGAAATGGTCGTGGAGCGCAAGCGGGTCCTGGTCGGCACGGCGTCGAAACCGGTGCGGCTGGGTGAAGTGCAGGCGCAGGGGAAGAAGCGGATGGCGGCCACCGACTGGGCGCGCGGTACAAGGATCGAACAAGGAGAGCGCCTGCAGTGA
- a CDS encoding RsmB/NOP family class I SAM-dependent RNA methyltransferase, with translation MNERRERRPSRPERGRPGPRKEGPSRPPQIDPARQVAFDVLRAVREEDAYANLVLPQLLRNRRISGRDAALATELTYGTCRAVGMLDAVIEACLVDRPLAKVDAVVLDGLRLGAYQLLRTRIPEHAAVGSTVDLVRAEVGSWIAGFVNAVLRSVSEKDEETWLDELAPDEAVDSIGAYALRTAHPRWVARSFAEALGDKGAELKAALEADDERPDVHLVARPGEISADELAAITGGDVAPYSPYGVRMPAGSGDPGDVEPIKEKLAAVQDEGSQLCAVAVTKVPLTGSDERWLDLCAGPGGKAALLGALASISGATVDAVEKAPHRAKLIENAVQGLPVTIHVADGRETDLEPGYDRVLVDAPCSGLGSLRRRPEARWRRQPSDISDLTKLQGQLITAALDLVRPGGIVTYVVCSPHLAETEGVVGETARRAGAEIVDARPFFPDVPQLGNGPYVQLWPHRHGTDAMFCAVLRKPETAG, from the coding sequence GTGAACGAGCGTAGGGAACGCCGGCCGTCGAGGCCGGAGCGCGGCCGTCCGGGCCCGCGTAAGGAAGGGCCCAGCCGCCCGCCGCAGATCGACCCGGCCCGCCAGGTCGCCTTCGACGTGCTGCGCGCCGTCCGTGAAGAGGACGCGTACGCGAACTTGGTGCTGCCGCAACTGCTGCGCAACCGCCGGATCTCCGGCCGGGACGCCGCGCTGGCCACCGAACTGACCTACGGCACCTGCCGCGCGGTCGGCATGCTGGACGCCGTCATCGAGGCCTGCCTCGTCGACCGCCCACTGGCCAAGGTCGACGCCGTGGTGCTGGACGGCCTGCGGCTCGGCGCGTACCAGCTGTTGCGCACCCGCATTCCCGAGCACGCCGCCGTCGGGTCCACTGTGGACCTCGTTCGCGCCGAAGTCGGTTCCTGGATCGCGGGTTTCGTCAACGCCGTGCTGCGCTCGGTGTCCGAAAAGGACGAAGAGACCTGGCTCGACGAGCTGGCTCCGGACGAGGCCGTCGATTCGATCGGTGCCTACGCGCTGCGGACCGCGCACCCGCGCTGGGTCGCCCGTTCCTTCGCGGAAGCGCTGGGGGACAAGGGAGCCGAGCTGAAGGCGGCCCTGGAGGCCGACGACGAGCGCCCCGACGTGCACCTGGTCGCCCGCCCCGGCGAGATCAGCGCCGACGAGCTGGCCGCCATCACCGGCGGCGACGTCGCGCCGTACTCGCCCTACGGCGTCCGGATGCCCGCGGGCTCCGGTGACCCCGGCGATGTCGAGCCGATCAAGGAAAAGCTGGCCGCGGTCCAGGACGAGGGCAGCCAGCTGTGCGCCGTCGCCGTCACCAAGGTCCCGCTCACCGGTTCCGACGAGCGCTGGCTGGACCTGTGCGCCGGGCCGGGCGGCAAGGCCGCGCTGCTGGGCGCGCTCGCGTCGATCAGCGGCGCGACCGTGGACGCCGTCGAGAAGGCGCCGCACCGCGCGAAGCTGATCGAGAACGCCGTCCAGGGGCTTCCGGTGACCATCCACGTCGCCGACGGCCGCGAGACCGACCTCGAACCGGGCTACGACCGCGTGCTGGTCGACGCGCCGTGCAGCGGGCTCGGCTCGCTGCGCCGCCGTCCGGAGGCGCGCTGGCGCCGCCAGCCCAGCGACATCTCGGACCTGACGAAACTGCAGGGCCAGCTGATCACCGCGGCGCTGGACCTGGTCCGCCCCGGCGGCATCGTCACCTACGTCGTCTGCTCGCCGCATCTGGCCGAGACCGAAGGCGTCGTGGGGGAGACCGCGCGCCGCGCCGGCGCCGAGATCGTGGACGCGCGGCCGTTCTTCCCGGACGTCCCGCAGCTCGGCAACGGCCCGTACGTCCAGCTGTGGCCGCACCGCCACGGCACCGACGCGATGTTCTGCGCCGTCCTGCGGAAGCCGGAAACCGCCGGGTGA
- a CDS encoding flavoprotein: protein MTRVLGLVASSCGGLDTRFAAQLAKPAADCGWELAITLTPTAARWLEKTGGIGDLEKVTDLPVRSTSRLPGEPRPHPDPSVFLFAPASANSVAKLALGIADNQALTLLGDVLGTPGITIVLGYQIQDTRVHHPAWRHHLDTLASAGVTTARLTPDEPWTSVLDLLP, encoded by the coding sequence GTGACCAGGGTCCTCGGCCTGGTCGCGAGCTCGTGCGGCGGACTGGACACCCGGTTCGCCGCGCAGCTCGCGAAACCGGCCGCGGACTGCGGCTGGGAGCTCGCGATCACGCTGACCCCCACCGCCGCCCGCTGGCTGGAGAAGACCGGCGGGATCGGTGACCTGGAGAAGGTCACCGATCTGCCGGTCCGCAGCACCTCCCGGCTGCCGGGCGAACCCCGGCCGCATCCGGACCCCTCGGTGTTCCTGTTCGCGCCCGCGTCCGCGAACTCCGTGGCGAAACTGGCGCTGGGCATCGCCGACAACCAGGCGCTGACGCTGCTCGGCGACGTCCTCGGCACGCCGGGGATCACGATCGTCCTGGGGTATCAGATCCAGGACACGCGGGTGCACCATCCGGCGTGGCGACACCATCTCGACACGCTCGCCTCCGCCGGTGTCACCACCGCGAGGCTCACTCCGGACGAGCCCTGGACTTCCGTGCTGGACCTGCTCCCTTAG
- a CDS encoding serine hydrolase domain-containing protein — translation MRKTLPGKKIVAIGSLIALLATTTAAPALAVTGPHDEVDKALKTLVQDGVPGAQATVTSASGRTWSEREGVGNVETRTPFPRDAKFRAASVTKTFVAVVMLQLVAEGKVRLDTPIDRYLPGLVRGNGNDGTKITVRQLLQHTSGLYNYVRDLDVDEWRHRGAEPGELLAVGLAHPPDFDPGTKWAYSNTNYVIAGMLIEKLSGRSVSAEIRSRIAKPLGLRDTYLPPRGDERLPSPHARGYAPGLVDYTEMDPSLAGASGGIISTGEDLNRFYGALTDGRLLPRAQQAELQRTVPANLGIPGAAYGLGIASVPLSCGGTFWGHGGNLRGFANISGAVPHGKRVNVVANMDPLPDGASAHLVKALDTAFCAR, via the coding sequence ATGCGGAAAACCTTGCCAGGTAAGAAGATCGTCGCCATCGGCTCGCTGATCGCACTGCTGGCCACCACCACCGCCGCACCGGCGCTCGCCGTGACAGGACCGCACGACGAAGTCGACAAGGCACTGAAGACGCTGGTGCAAGACGGGGTCCCGGGCGCGCAGGCGACGGTGACGAGCGCGTCCGGGCGGACGTGGTCGGAGCGCGAAGGCGTCGGGAACGTCGAAACCCGGACACCGTTCCCCCGCGACGCGAAGTTCCGGGCGGCCAGTGTCACCAAGACGTTCGTCGCCGTCGTGATGCTGCAACTGGTGGCCGAAGGAAAGGTCCGGCTGGACACGCCGATCGACCGGTATCTGCCCGGTCTCGTGCGCGGGAACGGCAACGACGGCACCAAGATCACCGTCCGGCAGCTGCTCCAGCACACCAGCGGGCTCTACAACTACGTGCGCGACCTCGACGTCGACGAATGGCGTCATCGCGGCGCCGAGCCCGGAGAACTGCTGGCGGTCGGCCTCGCGCATCCGCCGGACTTCGACCCCGGCACGAAGTGGGCGTACTCCAACACGAACTACGTCATCGCCGGGATGCTCATCGAAAAGCTCAGCGGCCGTTCGGTTTCCGCGGAGATCCGGAGCAGGATCGCCAAGCCGCTCGGCCTGCGCGACACCTATCTGCCGCCGCGGGGCGACGAGCGCCTGCCGTCACCGCACGCCAGGGGCTACGCGCCCGGTCTCGTCGACTACACCGAAATGGACCCGTCGCTCGCCGGGGCTTCCGGTGGGATCATTTCGACCGGTGAAGACCTGAACCGTTTCTATGGCGCGCTCACCGACGGCCGTCTTCTGCCCCGGGCACAGCAGGCGGAGCTGCAGCGGACCGTTCCCGCGAACCTGGGCATCCCCGGCGCCGCGTACGGACTCGGGATCGCGTCGGTCCCGCTGTCCTGTGGCGGTACTTTCTGGGGCCACGGCGGGAATCTCCGCGGCTTCGCGAACATCTCGGGGGCGGTTCCGCACGGGAAGCGAGTGAACGTCGTCGCCAACATGGACCCGCTGCCGGACGGGGCGTCCGCGCATCTCGTCAAGGCGCTGGACACGGCGTTCTGCGCTCGCTAA
- the phoA gene encoding alkaline phosphatase, with translation MASLFTGRRKWLAGGALGVTLIALAPAALAAGDDARLAAAQGDRTQDVRAAIKGGSARNVILFIGDGMGQSEITSARNYERGAAGRLAMDELPLTGDYTTYAVEKNNPSKPDYVTDSAASGTGWATGVKTYNGAISVDPYGNAVPSILEIAKRSGLRTGDVTTAEVQDATPAVLGAHVVNRDCKGPDETSKKCAANAKENGGAGSIAEQLVQTKPDVLLGGGAKYFDQQVKAGKFAGKTVLDQAKSSGYQVVNTAADLAAAKPGKPLLGLFASGNLPVNWTGPAAKQGGTPPTRCTPNPALPKTQPKLADQTRKAISLLDDRRKDKGFFLQVEGASIDKQDHAADPCGQIGETIDFDQAVAAGLAYARSNPDTLVIVTGDHGHTSQIIGNGTVSPGQTATLVTNEGANMTINYGTGMPGSSQDHTGTQIRVAGYGPQAANIVGLTNQTDLFGTLKRALRLR, from the coding sequence ATGGCTTCGCTGTTCACCGGACGGCGCAAATGGCTCGCGGGCGGGGCGCTCGGCGTCACGCTGATCGCGCTGGCGCCCGCCGCGCTCGCCGCCGGCGACGACGCCCGCCTCGCGGCCGCGCAGGGTGACCGCACCCAGGACGTGCGTGCCGCGATCAAGGGCGGCAGCGCCCGCAACGTCATCCTGTTCATCGGCGACGGCATGGGCCAGTCCGAGATCACCTCGGCGCGCAACTACGAACGCGGCGCGGCCGGGCGGCTCGCGATGGACGAACTGCCGCTCACCGGTGACTACACGACGTACGCGGTCGAGAAGAACAACCCGTCGAAGCCCGACTACGTGACCGACTCGGCCGCCTCCGGCACCGGGTGGGCCACCGGCGTGAAGACCTACAACGGCGCGATTTCCGTGGACCCGTACGGCAACGCGGTCCCGTCGATCCTCGAGATCGCCAAGCGTTCGGGGCTGCGCACCGGCGACGTCACCACGGCCGAGGTCCAGGACGCCACCCCCGCGGTGCTCGGCGCGCACGTCGTCAACCGCGACTGCAAGGGTCCCGACGAGACCAGCAAGAAGTGCGCGGCCAACGCCAAGGAGAACGGCGGCGCCGGGTCCATCGCCGAGCAGCTGGTCCAGACCAAGCCGGACGTCCTGCTCGGCGGCGGCGCGAAGTACTTCGACCAGCAGGTGAAGGCCGGGAAGTTCGCCGGCAAGACCGTGCTGGACCAGGCGAAGTCGTCGGGCTACCAGGTGGTGAACACCGCGGCCGACCTCGCCGCGGCCAAGCCCGGCAAGCCGCTGCTCGGCCTGTTCGCCTCCGGCAACCTGCCGGTCAACTGGACCGGCCCGGCCGCCAAGCAGGGCGGCACCCCGCCGACCCGCTGCACCCCGAACCCGGCGCTGCCCAAGACGCAGCCGAAGCTGGCCGACCAGACCCGCAAGGCGATCTCGCTGCTCGACGACCGCCGCAAGGACAAGGGTTTCTTCCTCCAGGTCGAGGGCGCGAGCATCGACAAGCAGGACCACGCCGCCGACCCGTGCGGCCAGATCGGTGAGACGATCGACTTCGACCAGGCCGTCGCGGCCGGGCTCGCCTACGCCCGCAGCAACCCCGACACCCTGGTGATCGTCACCGGCGACCACGGCCACACCAGCCAGATCATCGGCAACGGCACGGTCAGCCCCGGCCAGACCGCCACCCTCGTCACCAACGAGGGCGCGAACATGACGATCAACTACGGCACCGGGATGCCGGGTTCGTCGCAGGACCACACCGGCACGCAGATCCGCGTCGCGGGCTACGGACCGCAGGCGGCGAACATCGTCGGCCTGACCAACCAGACCGACCTCTTCGGCACCCTGAAGCGCGCTCTGCGCCTCCGCTGA
- a CDS encoding response regulator transcription factor codes for MTLRVLIIDDEPLLRAGLRSLLDNQPDLTVVGEAGDGGEVVDLVRRTHPEVILMDVRMPGVDGIEATRRVLAEVPEPPKVLVITTFDNDDYIYDALLAGASGFLLKRARKEEFAHAIRTIAAGETLLFPDAIRRLVTARPAASGLAPRPSSLTKRETEVLRLIATGMSNVDIAADLVISLETVKTHVGNIFGKLGAANRSQAVVFAYETGIVAPGHSLR; via the coding sequence ATGACACTGCGGGTCCTGATCATCGACGACGAACCGTTGCTGCGCGCCGGATTGCGCTCGCTGCTGGACAACCAGCCCGATCTGACCGTGGTCGGCGAGGCGGGCGACGGCGGCGAGGTGGTCGACCTGGTGCGGCGGACACATCCCGAGGTGATCCTGATGGACGTCCGCATGCCCGGCGTCGACGGGATCGAGGCGACCCGGCGGGTGCTGGCCGAAGTACCCGAACCGCCGAAGGTCCTCGTGATCACCACGTTCGACAACGACGACTACATCTACGACGCGCTGCTGGCGGGCGCGAGCGGGTTCCTGCTGAAGCGGGCGCGCAAGGAGGAGTTCGCGCACGCCATCCGGACCATCGCCGCCGGGGAGACGCTGCTGTTCCCCGACGCGATCCGGCGGCTGGTCACCGCGCGCCCGGCGGCGTCGGGCCTCGCGCCCCGTCCGTCTTCGCTGACGAAACGGGAGACCGAGGTGCTGCGCCTCATCGCCACCGGGATGTCCAATGTGGACATAGCGGCCGATCTGGTCATCAGCCTCGAAACCGTCAAAACCCACGTGGGCAACATCTTCGGCAAACTGGGCGCCGCCAACCGCAGCCAGGCGGTCGTGTTCGCTTACGAGACAGGCATCGTCGCACCGGGTCACAGCCTGCGCTAG